In Macadamia integrifolia cultivar HAES 741 chromosome 1, SCU_Mint_v3, whole genome shotgun sequence, a single window of DNA contains:
- the LOC122059569 gene encoding pentatricopeptide repeat-containing protein At5g66520-like, whose protein sequence is MRPSSELPNLGSRILNLLNTCTSAIHLYQIQAQIIVNNLHPNTTIHAHFINACESLGLLNSALHLFNQLRKPHVFICNSLISVFSHSYSPQTSISIYTRMLNASVSPNHFTFPFLLKSLSDLRYLYQGRSIHAQILKSGHLNDIYIQNSLLNLYASCGDMCTCQQVFYEMPQRDAVSWTVLIAGNRNAGELDEALIAFERMLYSGVSPNRVTMVNALSTCACSGALEMGVWIHDFITKNGWELDVILGTSLVDMYAKCGRIDVGLSVFQSMAQKNVFTWNALIKGLAFAKSGKEAVLWFFRMEADRIIKPDEVSLLGVLCACSHSGLVETGKQIFNSMVDGRYGFSPGSKHYSCMIDMMGRAGFLDEAFEFIGKMPFEPTKVMWGTFLAGCRAHGNLELSEFAGRKLIELEPGNGAYYVLLSNLYAEMGRWSDVEGVRLLSIELEVPTKHVYELLAA, encoded by the coding sequence ATGAGACCCTCCTCAGAACTGCCCAACTTAGGAAGCAGAATACTCAATCTCTTAAACACTTGCACCTCTGCAATCCATCTCTACCAAATTCAAGCCCAAATTATAGTCAACAATCTGCATCCCAACACAACCATCCATGCCCACTTCATCAATGCTTGTGAATCTCTAGGTCTTCTGAACTCTGCTCTCCACTTGTTTAATCAACTCCGGAAGCCACATGTATTCATCTGCAACTCCCTCATCAGTGTTTTCTCTCATTCCTATTCTCCCCAAACCTCCATCTCTATTTACACTCGCATGCTTAATGCCTCTGTTTCTCCTAATCACTTCACCTTCCCCTTCCTTCTGAAATCCCTTTCCGACCTTAGATATCTTTATCAGGGTCGATCCATTCATGCCCAGATCCTAAAATCAGGTCATCTCAATGATATTTACATTCAAAATTCACTCTTGAACCTCTATGCGTCGTGTGGTGATATGTGTACATGCCAACAGGTGTTCTATGAAATGCCTCAGAGAGATGCAGTCTCGTGGACTGTCTTAATTGCTGGTAATCGGAATGCTGGGGAGCTTGATGAAGCGCTGATTGCCTTCGAGCGGATGTTATACTCAGGTGTGTCTCCAAATCGTGTAACAATGGTTAATGCATTGTCCACCTGTGCCTGCTCTGGGGCGCTTGAAATGGGTGTTTGGATACATGATTTCATAACAAAGAATGGTTGGGAACTGGATGTTATCTTGGGAACCTCTTTGGTTGATATGTATGCAAAATGCGGAAGAATCGATGTGGGGTTAAGTGTCTTTCAAAGCATGGCTCAGAAGAATGTATTCACTTGGAATGCGCTTATCAAAGGCCTTGCTTTTGCGAAAAGTGGGAAGGAGGCAGTTTTGTGGTTCTTTAGAATGGAGGCGGACAGGATCATAAAGCCAGATGAAGTGAGCTTACTTGGGGTACTATGTGCTTGTAGCCACTCAGGGTTGGTAGAAACAGGAAAACAGATCTTTAATTCTATGGTTGATGGGAGATATGGATTCTCACCAGGATCCAAGCATTACAGTTGTATGATCGATATGATGGGACGAGCAGGGTTTCTTGATGAAGCATTTGAGTTCATTGGAAAGATGCCTTTCGAGCCTACTAAAGTCATGTGGGGAACCTTCTTGGCTGGTTGCAGAGCCCATGGGAACTTGGAACTGAGTGAATTTGCTGGAAGGAAGCTTATTGAGTTAGAACCAGGTAATGGTGCTTACTATGTTTTGTTGTCTAACTTGTATGCAGAAATGGGTAGATGGAGTGATGTGGAGGGGGTCAGGTTGTTGTCTATAGAGCTTGAAGTGCCCACTAAGCATGTATATGAATTGTTGGCAGCATGA
- the LOC122060374 gene encoding histone H2A, sperm-like, giving the protein MEGGKTTKGAGGRRGGGARKKAVSKSIKAGLQFPVGRITRFLKKGRYAQRLGIGAPIYLAAVLEYLAAEVLELAGNAARDNKKTRIIPRHLLLAVRNDEELGRLLDGVTIASGGVLPNIHTVLLPKKTEKSEKSEKASQAKSPKKVAA; this is encoded by the exons ATGGAGGGCGGCAAAACCACAAAGGGAGCTGGAGGCAGACGAGGTGGCGGCGCCAGAAAGAAGGCAGTTTCCAAATCCATTAAAGCCGGACTGCAATTCCCGGTGGGTCGTATTACCCGTTTCTTGAAGAAGGGTCGTTATGCACAGAGGCTTGGGATCGGTGCTCCTATATATCTCGCTGCCGTCCTTGAGTATCTCGCCGCTGAG GTGTTGGAATTGGCTGGGAATGCTGCAAGAGATAACAAGAAGACCAGGATCATACCAAGGCATTTACTGCTAGCTGTGAGGAATGATGAGGAGCTTGGGAGATTGCTTGATGGGGTTACCATTGCTAGCGGTGGTGTTCTTCCCAATATCCACACTGTTTTGTTGCCCAAGAAGACTGAGAAGAGCGAAAAGAGTGAGAAGGCTTCCCAAGCCAAATCTCCCAAGAAGGTTGCTGCTTAG
- the LOC122082004 gene encoding electron transfer flavoprotein subunit alpha, mitochondrial, whose translation MLLAGAGPSLQEAASHAASVHPLISQVLVADNDKLRHPLAEPWAELVHLVQQKDGYSHIIAASSSFGKNILPRAAALLDVSPITDVTEISGPQLFVRPIYAGNALCTVRYTGGGPCMLTIRSTSFPVPSISADSKSNAATISQVDLSTFSEDADRKSRYVKHTTQDTERPDLGSARIVVTGGRGLKSAENFKLIEKLAEKIGAAVGATRAAVDSGYVPNELQVGQTGKIVAPDLYMAFGVSGAIQHLAGIRDSKVIVAVNRDADAPIFQVADYGLVADLFEVLPELLEKLPEKK comes from the exons ATGTTATTGGCTGGAGCAGGTCCATCCCTTCAAGAAGCTGCTTCACATGCTGCTTCTGTGCATCCTTTAATTTCTCAG GTGCTTGTGGCTGACAATGATAAGCTAAGGCATCCTCTTGCTGAACCTTGGGCTGAACTGGTCCATTTAGTTCAGCAGAAAGATGGCTACTCACACATAATTGCTGCTTCAAGTTCATTTGGGAAAAACATCCTTCCACGAGCAGCTGCTCTTTTGGATGTATCTCCTATCACAGATGTCACTGAAATTTCTGGACCTCAGTTATTTGTCAG GCCAATTTATGCTGGAAATGCTCTATGTACTGTCCGGTACACTGGTGGTGGCCCTTGTATGCTAACCATAAGGTCCACTTCATTTCCGGTGCCCTCGATTTCAGCTGATTCAAAATCTAATGCGGCTACGATTTCCCaggttgatctctcaacctttAGTGAAG ATGCCGATAGAAAGTCCAGGTATGTAAAGCATACAACTCAGGATACTGAACGCCCTGATCTGGGAAGTGCTCGCATAGTAGTCACCGGGGGACGAGGGTTGAAAAGTGCTGAGAACTTCAAATTAATAGAGAAACTTGCAGAAAAAATTGGTGCAGCAG TTGGTGCTACTCGGGCTGCTGTTGATTCGGGATATGTTCCTAATGAGCTCCAG GTTGGACAGACTGGAAAGATTGTTGCCCCAGACTTGTATATGGCATTTGGGGTCTCAGGAGCCATTCAACACTTGGCTGGAATAAGGGATTCAAAGGTCATTGTGGCTGTAAATAGAGATGCGGACGCCCCCATATTCCAG GTTGCGGATTATGGTCTTGTCGCTGATTTGTTTGAGGTACTGCCTGAGTTGCTGGAGAAGCTTCCTGAAAAAAAGTAG